The proteins below come from a single Candidozyma auris chromosome 3, complete sequence genomic window:
- the RIM9 gene encoding Rim9p translates to MHTGVVFIGCLCLVCFAIQLLPVISVPLTGASINYNLHFSSYNNITFGVFGVCDIVENKCSKVAIGYPKNTYDDAYQDFNQEPYDEDFFSPVSLPSGATHSISKLLVVHIVAFILTGILTLECIFVMLITHVDKKYPGAPVWVLFQRTKSKYKVDGESADGAKRQRPKRNLLGHFSWMLLLSALSFLSTLLAFLADIILFIPRLSFLGWIQLLPIALMALIASLLCFLKRSISSRRHLDEEYKGKNDDMRNNGVMPRWIDDSASDDGFYVFTNGFYSSGQGPDDEVDARRSSSLRQTNTNHSLRNFNTNNSIDSHDVGESIELRRME, encoded by the coding sequence ATGCACACAGGTGTCGTCTTTATAGGATGCCTTTGCTTGGTGTGCTTCGCCATACAACTCCTACCGGTGATCTCAGTGCCTTTAACTGGAGCTTCTATCAACTACAATTTGCATTTCTCTCTGTACAACAACATCACATTTGGAGTGTTTGGTGTTTGTGATATTGTCGAGAATAAGTGCTCTAAAGTGGCCATAGGGTACCCAAAGAATACATATGATGATGCCTACCAGGACTTCAACCAAGAACCGTACGATGAAGATTTCTTTTCACCTGTTTCACTTCCGTCAGGCGCCACTCATCTGATATCGAAATTATTGGTAGTTCATATTGTTGCGTTTATTCTAACTGGCATATTGACTTTGGAGTGTATTTTCGTGATGTTGATCACGCATGTCGATAAGAAGTACCCAGGGGCTCCAGTTTGGGTATTATTtcaaagaacaaaaagcaaataTAAAGTAGATGGCGAATCAGCTGACGGTGCCAAAAGACAGAggccaaagagaaacttgttGGGCCATTTTTCGTGGATGCTCTTGCTCAGCGCACTATCGTTTTTGCTGACGCTTTTGGCATTTCTTGCGGACATTATCTTGTTCATTCCACGGCTCAGCTTCCTTGGATGGATTCAGTTGCTACCTATAGCGCTTATGGCGCTCATAGCTTCGCTCctttgtttcttgaagcGGTCCATACTGTCGAGAAGGCACCTAGACGAGGAGTACAAAGGTAAGAATGATGATATGCGCAACAACGGCGTAATGCCACGCTGGATCGACGATTCTGCGTCAGACGATGGATTTTACGTATTTACCAATGGCTTCTATAGTTCGGGACAGGGGCCAGACGACGAGGTGGACGCTAGAAGATCTAGCTCATTACGACAGACTAACACCAATCACTCTTTACGAAATTTCAACACAAACAATTCAATAGACTCGCACGATGTGGGCGAGCTGATCGAGCTACGACGCATGGAATAA